A region from the Kribbella shirazensis genome encodes:
- a CDS encoding L-talarate/galactarate dehydratase, whose protein sequence is MDRIRHVQLSSVVLPLDQPISDAKVLTGRQRPMTEVVFLFAEIATEQDQHGIGFSYSKRAGGPAQYAHAKEIAANLIGEDPSDIAKVYDKLLWAGASVGRSGVATQAIAAIDIALWDLKAKRAGLPLAKLLGAHRDSVRAYNTSGGFLHAPIEEVKERASKSLADGIGGIKIKVGQPETRIDLERVRAVREHLGDDVPLMVDANQQWDRPTALRIGRVLEQFGLVWIEEPLDAYDAEGHAELARALDTPVATGEMLSSVGEHVRLIEARAADIIQPDAPRIGGITPFLKLATLADHNGLQLAPHFAMEIHLHLAAAYPREPWVEHFEWLNPLFNERLETVDGRMLVPDRPGLGFTTSEQCARWTVDRCEFS, encoded by the coding sequence ATGGACCGCATCCGGCACGTGCAGCTCTCGTCCGTCGTCCTCCCGCTCGACCAGCCGATCAGCGACGCCAAGGTGCTGACCGGGCGGCAGCGGCCGATGACCGAGGTGGTGTTCCTGTTCGCCGAGATCGCGACCGAGCAGGACCAGCACGGGATCGGGTTCAGCTACTCGAAGCGGGCCGGCGGACCGGCGCAGTACGCGCACGCGAAGGAGATCGCGGCGAACCTGATCGGCGAGGACCCGTCGGACATCGCGAAGGTGTACGACAAGCTGCTCTGGGCCGGCGCCTCGGTCGGCCGGTCCGGCGTCGCGACACAGGCGATCGCCGCGATCGACATCGCGCTGTGGGACCTGAAGGCGAAGCGCGCGGGCCTGCCGCTGGCCAAGCTGCTCGGCGCGCACCGCGACTCGGTCCGCGCGTACAACACCTCCGGCGGGTTCCTGCACGCGCCGATCGAGGAGGTGAAGGAGCGCGCCTCGAAGTCGCTCGCCGACGGCATCGGCGGCATCAAGATCAAGGTCGGTCAACCGGAGACGCGGATCGATCTCGAGCGCGTCCGCGCCGTACGGGAACACCTGGGGGACGACGTACCGCTGATGGTGGACGCGAACCAGCAGTGGGACCGGCCGACGGCGTTGCGGATCGGCCGGGTGCTGGAGCAGTTCGGCCTGGTGTGGATCGAGGAGCCGCTGGACGCGTACGACGCCGAAGGGCACGCCGAGCTGGCGCGAGCGCTGGACACCCCGGTCGCGACCGGCGAGATGCTGTCGAGCGTCGGCGAGCACGTCCGGCTGATCGAGGCACGGGCCGCCGACATCATCCAGCCCGACGCGCCGCGGATCGGCGGCATCACGCCGTTCCTGAAGCTGGCGACACTTGCCGACCACAACGGTCTCCAGCTCGCGCCGCATTTCGCGATGGAGATCCATCTGCACCTCGCGGCGGCGTACCCGCGCGAGCCCTGGGTCGAGCACTTCGAGTGGCTGAATCCCTTGTTCAACGAGCGTCTGGAGACCGTCGACGGACGGATGCTCGTCCCGGACCGGCCGGGTCTCGGGTTCACCACCAGTGAGCAGTGCGCGCGCTGGACCGTCGACCGGTGCGAGTTCTCGTGA
- the glsA gene encoding glutaminase A, with translation MEMSERILPPSRTPGKDSDDKIPVWVLLSALGRAGIQPDDPRVRAAMADVRAPDGRPVGIDSQPVELDHQQYAAIAHHGDGLIRRALNGELAVPPSEFRDLARGIEAIYADVLPNRDGQVADYIPTLRDADPERFGIAICTADGQTFSIGDADLGFSVQSTSKPFSYAMALEQLGSTEVHRWVGQEQSGGTFNDYRLSLGEGRRPHNPMINAGAMATLALVDHDKQTSDRFRTVRETWTRMMGRAPGFDQETYLAERATGDGNRGLASLMKAADMLKASGEDGAARTADFYFQVCSLEVDAQRLAAAGATLANGGVSPYSGERVFSQETAGRVLSVMGHSGMYNDSGKFSDQVGLPAKSGVSGNVMLVVPSKRLAVVTFSPRLDAAGNSVRGVEVCQRLVNDFGLHPYRGLGAERGRQLAGGLNAADRRGEAASAAYRAQAGMARPGTGGAVHGTDGERTTGTGARRAAQPGQQL, from the coding sequence ATGGAGATGTCGGAGCGGATCCTTCCGCCGTCCCGCACGCCAGGCAAGGACTCGGACGACAAGATTCCGGTCTGGGTACTGCTCAGCGCGCTGGGCCGCGCCGGCATCCAGCCGGACGATCCCCGGGTCCGGGCGGCGATGGCCGACGTCCGCGCTCCCGACGGGCGGCCGGTCGGGATCGACTCCCAGCCGGTGGAGCTCGACCACCAGCAGTACGCCGCGATCGCGCACCACGGTGACGGCCTGATCCGGCGGGCGCTGAACGGTGAGCTGGCCGTTCCGCCGTCGGAGTTCCGCGACCTCGCGCGCGGCATCGAGGCGATCTACGCCGACGTACTGCCGAACCGCGACGGCCAGGTCGCCGACTACATCCCCACGCTGCGGGACGCCGACCCGGAGCGGTTCGGGATCGCGATCTGTACGGCGGACGGCCAGACGTTCTCGATCGGTGACGCGGACCTCGGGTTCAGTGTGCAGTCGACGTCGAAACCGTTCAGCTACGCGATGGCGCTCGAGCAGCTCGGGTCGACCGAGGTGCACCGGTGGGTCGGGCAGGAACAGAGCGGCGGGACGTTCAACGACTACCGGCTGTCGCTCGGTGAGGGGCGGCGGCCGCACAACCCGATGATCAACGCCGGCGCGATGGCGACGCTCGCGCTCGTCGATCACGACAAGCAGACGAGCGACCGGTTCCGCACGGTGCGGGAGACCTGGACGCGGATGATGGGGCGGGCGCCGGGGTTCGACCAGGAGACGTACCTGGCGGAGCGGGCCACGGGCGACGGGAACCGCGGGCTGGCCAGCCTGATGAAGGCCGCCGACATGCTGAAGGCCTCCGGGGAGGACGGAGCCGCCAGGACCGCCGACTTCTACTTCCAGGTCTGCTCGCTCGAGGTGGACGCGCAGCGGCTGGCCGCCGCGGGCGCCACGCTCGCGAACGGCGGTGTCTCACCGTACTCCGGTGAGCGGGTGTTCTCGCAGGAGACCGCCGGGCGGGTGCTGTCCGTGATGGGGCACAGCGGCATGTACAACGACTCCGGGAAGTTCTCCGACCAGGTCGGGCTGCCGGCCAAGAGCGGTGTGTCCGGCAACGTGATGCTGGTGGTGCCGTCGAAACGGCTCGCGGTGGTCACGTTCTCGCCCCGGCTGGACGCGGCCGGCAACTCGGTGCGCGGCGTCGAGGTGTGCCAGCGGCTGGTCAACGACTTCGGCCTGCACCCGTACCGCGGCCTCGGCGCCGAGCGCGGGCGGCAACTGGCCGGCGGGCTCAACGCGGCCGACCGCCGGGGGGAGGCGGCGAGCGCCGCCTACCGCGCACAGGCCGGCATGGCGAGGCCGGGAACCGGCGGTGCGGTCCACGGCACCGATGGCGAGCGGACCACGGGCACGGGGGCGCGGCGCGCCGCACAGCCCGGCCAGCAGCTCTGA
- the glmS gene encoding glutamine--fructose-6-phosphate transaminase (isomerizing) — protein sequence MCGIVGYVGSKPAAPILVDGLARLEYRGYDSAGVAVLGSSELKVHKDAGRVRELEASLPKRFGGKLGIGHTRWATHGGPSKDNAHPHASGNERIAVVHNGIFDNAAAIRAQLEDAGVKLRSETDTEVLAHLIEQADGDTLEEKVLASLRRIEGTYGIAVIDLDFPDRIVVARNGSPLILGIGDGEMHIASDAAALIRYTRQVVYLDDGELATVRADGYRTFTQDASPTTKTAKTVEWEADEYERGLHEHFMMKEIHEQPDAVGRVIRGRLDERFHTVHLGGLNMDAREAREIKRVKILGCGSAYYAGQMGAQFIEEVARIPADAEPASEFRYRNPVVERDTLYVAVSQSGETLDTLVAVQELKRKGGRVIGLVNAVGSSIAREVDGGVYLHAGPEVSVASTKALTNMAVGFAMLGIHLGRIRDVSPADGRRLIDGLKKLPEHIAQIVAQEEELAKIAGRLAQHESLFFVGRTRGYPVAREGAQKLKEISYRHAEAYQTSELKHGPLALISPEVPSVAIVPDDELLDRNIGALHEIGARSGPLYVVTHPGVEVPDGVAAKIVVPKNEPELDPILLTIPLQIIAYYAAVALGHDVDKPRNLAKSVTVE from the coding sequence ATGTGCGGAATCGTCGGGTACGTCGGCAGCAAGCCGGCCGCGCCCATCCTGGTGGACGGCCTGGCCCGGCTCGAGTACCGCGGCTACGACTCGGCGGGGGTCGCCGTGCTCGGGTCCAGCGAACTGAAGGTGCACAAGGACGCCGGCCGGGTCCGTGAGCTGGAGGCGTCGCTGCCCAAGCGGTTCGGCGGCAAGCTCGGCATCGGCCACACCCGGTGGGCCACCCACGGCGGCCCGAGCAAGGACAACGCGCACCCGCACGCCAGCGGCAACGAGCGGATCGCGGTCGTGCACAACGGCATCTTCGACAACGCCGCCGCGATCCGCGCACAGCTCGAGGACGCCGGCGTCAAGCTGCGCTCCGAGACCGACACCGAGGTGCTCGCGCACCTGATCGAGCAGGCCGACGGCGACACCCTCGAGGAGAAGGTGCTGGCCAGCCTGCGCCGGATCGAGGGCACCTACGGCATCGCGGTGATCGACCTCGACTTCCCGGACCGGATCGTGGTCGCCCGCAACGGCAGCCCGCTGATCCTCGGCATCGGCGACGGCGAGATGCACATCGCCTCCGACGCGGCCGCCCTGATCCGCTACACCCGCCAGGTCGTCTACCTGGACGACGGCGAGCTGGCGACCGTCCGCGCCGACGGCTACCGCACGTTCACCCAGGACGCCTCGCCGACCACCAAGACCGCGAAGACGGTCGAGTGGGAGGCCGACGAGTACGAGCGCGGCCTGCACGAGCACTTCATGATGAAGGAGATCCACGAGCAGCCGGACGCCGTCGGCCGGGTGATCCGCGGCCGCCTCGACGAGCGCTTCCACACCGTGCACCTCGGCGGCCTGAACATGGACGCCCGCGAGGCCCGGGAGATCAAGCGGGTCAAGATCCTCGGCTGCGGTTCGGCGTACTACGCCGGCCAGATGGGCGCGCAGTTCATCGAGGAGGTCGCCCGGATCCCCGCCGACGCCGAGCCGGCCTCGGAGTTCCGGTACCGCAACCCGGTGGTCGAGCGCGACACGCTGTACGTCGCGGTGTCGCAGTCCGGCGAAACCCTCGACACCCTGGTCGCGGTGCAGGAGCTGAAGCGCAAGGGCGGTCGGGTGATCGGCCTGGTGAACGCGGTCGGGTCGAGCATCGCCCGCGAGGTCGACGGCGGTGTCTACCTGCACGCCGGCCCGGAGGTCTCGGTGGCGTCGACGAAGGCGCTGACCAACATGGCGGTCGGGTTCGCGATGCTCGGCATCCACCTCGGCCGCATCCGGGACGTCTCCCCCGCCGACGGCCGCCGGCTGATCGACGGGCTGAAGAAGCTCCCCGAGCACATCGCACAGATCGTCGCGCAGGAGGAGGAGCTGGCCAAGATCGCCGGGCGGCTGGCGCAGCACGAGAGCCTGTTCTTCGTCGGCCGGACCCGCGGGTACCCGGTCGCGCGGGAGGGCGCGCAGAAGCTGAAGGAGATCTCCTACCGGCACGCCGAGGCGTACCAGACGTCCGAGCTGAAGCACGGTCCGCTGGCACTGATCTCGCCGGAGGTGCCGAGCGTCGCGATCGTCCCCGACGACGAGCTGCTCGACCGGAACATCGGCGCGCTGCACGAGATCGGCGCCCGGTCCGGCCCGCTGTACGTCGTCACGCACCCGGGCGTCGAGGTCCCGGACGGGGTCGCGGCGAAGATCGTCGTACCGAAGAACGAGCCCGAGCTGGACCCGATCCTGCTGACGATCCCGCTGCAGATCATCGCGTACTACGCGGCCGTTGCCCTCGGCCACGACGTCGACAAGCCCCGCAACCTGGCGAAGTCGGTCACGGTCGAGTAG
- a CDS encoding M4 family metallopeptidase, whose translation MRRSTVMAAIAVLALVTAGGTTATARQVAPTPLRGGSIALSGADARAFAVPPGMVELWTAQRPGGGTQTRYQQMVGGASVLGGQLTVLTDRAGRTDAVIGAYFPGLKAKNSATVSAASARGIAAKRVGSAGKWSSALRLDPRDGTLFHEVESQRPDQRWVQWVDAGSGAVKKQYDAVAHGDGVGVKGDTKQLDTLRIGGTFYLRSQDRRQETYDAMNKAVLPGTIMTDADDHWNFNLPTFRTPSQAPGVDAHYYAGVTDDFFGEVFGRNSIDNQGMTIVSTVHFANRYCNAFWNGEQMTYGDGDNKTCLPLSGGLDVVGHELTHGVTEFTSNLIYEDESGALNEAFSDMMGNTIEFYAAANGRDPAGTPDWLIGEDVILSPDIRPGFRNMADPQEDADPDHYSEFIVTELDNGGVHSNSGIPNHAYYLAVNGGKNAGCAGSLSGHRHTADCDVTVPAMGLSTARSVFYQAFTSLPEFANFCDARNATAAVGGAAGSAAWAAVGVHAGCTPATPPPPPCVSDPDAQIPFESPHPYGNNADCTWTYDHGAAGFAFHFSLLDTEKDFDYVIVYDGNGNELARYTGLDRNGATSPCIGTPTGVVRLISDSSVTAQGFTVDAAVAC comes from the coding sequence ATGCGCAGATCCACTGTCATGGCCGCGATCGCGGTCCTTGCTCTTGTCACCGCCGGCGGCACCACAGCGACCGCCCGGCAGGTGGCCCCTACACCGCTCCGGGGCGGGTCGATCGCCCTGTCCGGAGCCGATGCACGCGCCTTCGCCGTACCGCCGGGCATGGTCGAGCTCTGGACCGCCCAACGGCCGGGTGGCGGCACCCAGACGCGGTACCAGCAGATGGTCGGCGGCGCCTCGGTGCTCGGCGGCCAGTTGACCGTCCTGACCGACAGGGCCGGCCGGACCGACGCCGTGATCGGCGCCTACTTCCCCGGTCTGAAGGCGAAGAACAGCGCCACCGTGTCCGCGGCGAGCGCCCGGGGCATCGCGGCCAAGCGGGTCGGCAGCGCCGGCAAGTGGTCGTCTGCGCTGCGGCTCGACCCACGCGACGGGACGCTGTTCCACGAGGTCGAGAGCCAGCGGCCTGACCAGCGCTGGGTGCAGTGGGTCGACGCGGGCAGCGGCGCCGTCAAGAAGCAGTACGACGCTGTGGCGCACGGCGACGGCGTCGGCGTCAAGGGCGACACCAAGCAGCTCGACACGCTGCGGATCGGCGGGACGTTCTACCTGCGCTCGCAGGACCGGCGGCAGGAGACGTACGACGCGATGAACAAGGCGGTCCTGCCCGGCACGATCATGACCGACGCCGACGACCACTGGAACTTCAACCTGCCCACGTTCCGGACCCCGAGTCAGGCGCCTGGCGTGGACGCGCACTACTACGCAGGCGTCACCGACGACTTCTTCGGGGAGGTGTTCGGGCGCAACAGCATCGACAACCAGGGCATGACGATCGTGTCGACCGTGCACTTCGCGAACCGGTACTGCAACGCGTTCTGGAACGGCGAGCAGATGACGTACGGCGACGGCGACAACAAGACCTGCCTGCCGCTGTCCGGCGGGCTCGACGTGGTCGGGCACGAGCTCACCCACGGCGTCACCGAGTTCACCTCGAACCTGATCTACGAGGACGAGTCCGGTGCCCTGAACGAGGCGTTCAGCGACATGATGGGCAATACGATCGAGTTCTACGCCGCCGCGAACGGGCGTGACCCGGCCGGGACACCGGACTGGCTGATCGGCGAGGACGTCATCCTCTCGCCCGACATCAGGCCCGGGTTCCGGAACATGGCCGACCCGCAGGAGGACGCCGATCCGGACCACTACAGCGAGTTCATCGTCACCGAACTGGACAACGGCGGCGTGCACTCCAACAGCGGCATCCCGAACCACGCCTACTACCTGGCGGTCAACGGCGGGAAGAACGCCGGTTGCGCCGGGAGCCTGAGCGGGCACAGGCACACGGCCGACTGTGACGTGACCGTGCCGGCGATGGGCCTGAGTACCGCGCGGTCGGTGTTCTACCAGGCGTTCACCAGTCTGCCGGAGTTCGCGAACTTCTGCGACGCACGCAACGCCACCGCGGCCGTCGGCGGGGCCGCCGGTTCCGCCGCCTGGGCGGCCGTCGGCGTCCACGCCGGTTGTACGCCGGCGACGCCGCCTCCGCCGCCGTGTGTGAGTGACCCCGACGCGCAGATCCCGTTCGAGTCGCCGCACCCGTACGGCAACAACGCGGACTGCACGTGGACCTACGACCACGGCGCCGCCGGGTTCGCGTTCCACTTCAGCCTGCTCGACACGGAGAAGGACTTCGACTACGTCATCGTGTACGACGGCAACGGCAACGAGCTCGCGCGTTACACAGGTCTCGACCGCAACGGCGCCACGTCGCCGTGCATCGGCACACCGACCGGTGTGGTCCGCCTGATCAGCGACTCGTCCGTCACCGCCCAGGGCTTCACCGTGGACGCCGCGGTCGCCTGCTGA
- the nucS gene encoding endonuclease NucS — protein MRLVIATCSVDYSGRLTAHLPMAPRLLMVKADGSVLIHADGGSYKPLNWMSPPCKLTEEEGVWSVTNKAGEELRITIEEVHSDTAYELGTDPGLIKDGVEAHLQELLAEHVHTFGDGWTLVRREYPTAIGPVDLLLRDADGKHVAVEIKRRGEIDGVEQLTRYVELLNRDPLLAPVRGIFAAQLIKPQAQFLATDRGLECLTVDYDLLRGMESDVLRLF, from the coding sequence GTGCGCTTGGTGATTGCTACGTGTTCTGTGGACTACTCGGGGCGGTTGACGGCTCATCTGCCGATGGCGCCGCGGTTGCTGATGGTGAAGGCGGACGGGTCGGTGCTGATCCACGCCGACGGCGGGTCGTACAAGCCGCTGAACTGGATGTCGCCGCCGTGCAAGCTGACCGAGGAGGAGGGAGTCTGGAGCGTCACCAACAAGGCTGGTGAGGAGCTCCGGATCACCATCGAGGAGGTGCACAGCGACACGGCGTACGAGCTCGGGACCGACCCCGGACTGATCAAGGACGGCGTCGAGGCGCACCTGCAGGAGCTGCTCGCCGAGCACGTGCACACGTTCGGCGACGGCTGGACGCTGGTACGGCGGGAGTACCCGACCGCGATCGGCCCGGTCGACCTGCTGCTCCGCGACGCCGACGGCAAGCACGTCGCCGTCGAGATCAAGCGCCGCGGCGAGATCGACGGCGTCGAGCAGCTGACCAGGTACGTCGAACTGCTCAACCGCGACCCGCTGCTCGCCCCCGTGCGGGGCATCTTCGCCGCCCAGCTGATCAAGCCACAGGCCCAGTTCCTGGCCACCGACCGCGGCCTCGAATGCCTCACCGTCGACTACGACTTGCTCCGCGGCATGGAGTCGGACGTCCTCAGACTGTTCTGA
- a CDS encoding class I SAM-dependent methyltransferase, with product MNLMCPARILLLPGDGRDAAVGERVAQVYAGPFEAAAGARLADRLGVRLSVVPELTQRPDAELQAIADLHRGETVVVLGLDLGLRLPAVVEHTGDGWTRVASDNEVTLASYEQAAGKFRDSIPKEPNHALIDLLAERLEPGGRVLELGSGTGKDALELEHRGYVVRRTDATQAFVEMMRSDGYAADRVNALTDDFGGPYDAVYASAVFLHFDRAQLDGVLRKAARTAPLLAFATREGKGEEWSNRHLDLPRHFVLWQEGPLRDLLTATGWSVERLERGDSKIGTWFQILALRS from the coding sequence ATGAATCTCATGTGTCCGGCGCGGATCTTGCTGTTGCCCGGTGACGGGCGGGACGCGGCGGTGGGGGAGCGGGTTGCGCAGGTGTACGCGGGGCCGTTCGAGGCGGCGGCCGGGGCGCGGCTGGCGGATCGGCTCGGTGTGCGGTTGAGCGTCGTCCCGGAGCTGACGCAGCGACCCGACGCGGAGCTGCAGGCGATCGCGGACCTGCACCGCGGCGAGACGGTCGTCGTGCTCGGGCTGGACCTCGGCCTCAGGCTGCCGGCCGTCGTCGAGCACACCGGCGACGGCTGGACCCGGGTCGCGTCCGACAACGAGGTCACGCTCGCGTCGTACGAGCAGGCCGCCGGCAAGTTCCGCGACTCGATCCCCAAGGAACCCAACCACGCGCTGATCGACCTGCTCGCCGAACGCCTCGAACCAGGCGGCCGGGTGCTCGAGCTCGGCAGCGGAACCGGCAAGGACGCCCTCGAACTCGAGCACCGCGGGTACGTCGTCCGCCGCACCGACGCGACCCAGGCGTTCGTCGAGATGATGCGATCCGACGGGTACGCCGCCGACCGCGTGAACGCGCTCACCGACGACTTCGGCGGCCCGTACGACGCGGTGTACGCCAGCGCCGTGTTCCTGCACTTCGATCGCGCGCAACTGGACGGCGTACTGCGGAAGGCGGCCCGGACCGCCCCGCTGCTTGCCTTCGCCACCCGCGAGGGCAAGGGGGAGGAATGGTCGAACCGCCACCTGGACCTGCCGCGGCATTTCGTCCTCTGGCAGGAAGGACCGCTGCGTGACCTGCTGACCGCGACCGGATGGTCCGTGGAGCGCCTGGAGCGCGGCGATTCGAAAATCGGCACCTGGTTCCAGATCCTGGCGCTGCGATCGTGA
- a CDS encoding NUDIX hydrolase yields the protein MRAGVVLLGADGLAAIERVRAGRTYHVLPGGQVEDGESPAEAARREAFEELGLLMKIRNAVAVVHFGDSTQHYFTAEVIGGEFGTGDGPEYRSPADSERGTYRPVWLPLPDLAVRDLRPRAIAAALHGAPDPWWLLDGWAETPVVIDETV from the coding sequence ATGCGCGCGGGCGTCGTACTGCTCGGCGCGGACGGGCTGGCCGCGATCGAGCGGGTCCGGGCGGGGCGGACGTACCACGTGCTGCCGGGTGGACAGGTGGAGGACGGGGAGAGTCCGGCGGAGGCGGCGCGGCGGGAGGCCTTCGAGGAGCTGGGCCTGCTGATGAAGATCCGGAACGCCGTCGCGGTCGTGCATTTCGGCGACAGCACGCAGCATTACTTCACCGCTGAGGTGATCGGCGGCGAGTTCGGTACCGGCGACGGCCCGGAGTACCGCAGCCCGGCCGACTCCGAGCGGGGCACCTACCGTCCCGTGTGGCTGCCGCTGCCCGACCTCGCCGTACGGGACCTGCGGCCGCGGGCGATCGCGGCCGCGCTGCACGGCGCGCCGGACCCCTGGTGGCTGCTCGACGGCTGGGCAGAGACCCCGGTCGTCATCGACGAGACCGTGTGA
- a CDS encoding 3-hydroxyacyl-CoA dehydrogenase family protein has protein sequence MARELTTVGVVGLGTMGAGIAEVFARNGLTVVGVERDEDAAERGRGHIQHSTDRAVKRGKLSVEDQQALFDRVTFATSLEALADCDLVIEAVVERLELKREIFGALDKIVREDAILATNTSSLSVTEISVATQRPRRVVGMHFFNPAPVQEFVEVIKTVVTEPDVVEDVQALARRLDKVPVVAADRAGFIANALLFGYLNHAVSMVESKYATREDVDAAMRLGCGYPMGPLALLDLIGLDTAYEILDTMYKQGRNRLHAPAPILKQMVTAGLLGRKTGRGFYTYEAPDSPVVVDDEHTPHQNGDEIAVRTIKQVGVVGSGTMAVGIVEVLAKAGYDVLYVARGTEKVDRVRSVLERSLEKGVQRGKLSAEERDAALRRVTGTAKLDDLAGVDLVIEAVVEELSVKQALFETFDEICKPGAILATTTSSLPVIDLAMATKRPSDVVGLHFFNPAPVMQLVEVVSTVSTSAEVADTVAAVAVAAGKHPVRCGDRAGFIVNALLFPYLNDAVRMLEAHYAGVDDIDAAMKLGCRLPMGPFALLDVVGLDVSLAIQRTLYLEFREPGFAPAPLLEHLVTAGYLGRKTGRGFRDYSS, from the coding sequence ATGGCTCGGGAATTGACGACAGTCGGTGTGGTGGGTCTCGGCACGATGGGCGCCGGGATCGCCGAGGTGTTCGCGCGCAACGGCCTGACCGTGGTCGGCGTGGAGCGGGACGAGGATGCCGCCGAGCGCGGCCGCGGCCACATCCAGCACTCGACCGACCGCGCCGTGAAGCGGGGGAAGCTGTCGGTCGAGGACCAGCAGGCGCTGTTCGACCGGGTCACGTTCGCCACCTCGCTCGAGGCACTGGCCGACTGCGACCTGGTGATCGAGGCCGTCGTCGAGCGGCTAGAGCTGAAGCGCGAGATCTTCGGCGCGCTCGACAAGATCGTCCGCGAGGACGCGATCCTGGCCACCAACACGTCCTCGCTGTCGGTCACCGAGATCTCCGTCGCCACCCAGCGCCCGCGCCGCGTCGTCGGCATGCACTTCTTCAACCCCGCGCCGGTGCAGGAGTTCGTCGAGGTGATCAAGACCGTGGTCACCGAGCCGGACGTGGTCGAGGACGTGCAGGCGCTGGCCCGCCGCCTCGACAAGGTCCCGGTGGTCGCGGCCGACCGGGCCGGCTTCATCGCCAACGCGCTGCTGTTCGGGTACCTGAACCACGCCGTCTCCATGGTCGAGTCGAAGTACGCGACCCGCGAGGACGTCGACGCCGCGATGCGCCTCGGGTGCGGGTACCCGATGGGTCCGCTCGCGCTGCTCGACCTGATCGGCCTCGACACCGCGTACGAGATCCTCGACACGATGTACAAGCAGGGCCGCAACCGTCTGCACGCCCCTGCCCCGATCCTCAAGCAGATGGTCACCGCCGGGCTGCTCGGCCGAAAGACCGGGCGCGGCTTCTACACCTACGAGGCGCCGGACTCGCCGGTCGTCGTCGACGACGAGCACACGCCGCACCAGAACGGTGACGAGATCGCCGTCCGCACGATCAAGCAGGTCGGCGTGGTCGGCTCCGGCACGATGGCGGTCGGCATCGTCGAGGTGCTCGCCAAGGCCGGGTACGACGTCCTGTACGTCGCCCGCGGTACCGAGAAGGTCGACCGGGTCCGCAGCGTGCTGGAACGCTCGCTGGAGAAGGGCGTCCAGCGTGGCAAGCTGTCCGCGGAGGAGCGCGACGCGGCGCTGCGCCGGGTGACCGGTACGGCGAAGCTCGACGACCTGGCCGGTGTGGACCTGGTGATCGAGGCTGTCGTCGAGGAGCTGAGCGTCAAGCAGGCGCTGTTCGAGACGTTCGACGAGATCTGCAAGCCGGGCGCGATCCTGGCCACCACGACCTCGTCGCTGCCGGTGATCGACCTGGCGATGGCGACCAAGCGGCCGTCCGACGTGGTCGGGCTGCACTTCTTCAACCCGGCGCCGGTGATGCAGCTCGTCGAAGTAGTGAGCACTGTCAGCACGTCCGCCGAGGTCGCCGACACGGTGGCCGCCGTGGCCGTTGCCGCCGGCAAGCACCCGGTGCGCTGCGGCGACCGCGCCGGCTTCATCGTGAACGCGCTGCTGTTCCCGTACCTGAACGACGCGGTCCGGATGCTCGAAGCGCACTACGCCGGCGTCGACGACATCGACGCCGCGATGAAGCTCGGCTGCCGTCTTCCGATGGGCCCGTTCGCACTCCTCGACGTGGTCGGCCTGGACGTCTCGCTCGCCATCCAGCGCACCCTCTACCTCGAGTTCCGCGAGCCCGGCTTCGCGCCGGCGCCCCTGCTGGAGCACCTGGTAACCGCCGGCTACCTCGGCCGCAAGACCGGCCGCGGCTTCCGCGACTACAGCAGCTGA
- a CDS encoding phytanoyl-CoA dioxygenase family protein: protein MTVVDIYQRDGIVQVPQLLEPAEVERIKTVFMEQVAADLSLAHDDGVPDDDPLAKYPRFVHPHRRTDTEAGAIALELMLDHRILDVVQALIGPALGAQSMFYFKPPGARGQALHQDNTFLRADPETCLAAWIAIDDVDSANGGLQVVPGSHRTELLCPEPADLTVSFSTRQVTVPEGMSKVQTRMKAGDALFFHGSVVHGSRPNSTDDRFRRSLIFHYIPEDSVEIASFYNPLIRPDRRETVLAEAIGGGPCGDYAQAEP, encoded by the coding sequence ATGACCGTCGTAGACATCTACCAGCGGGACGGCATCGTCCAGGTCCCCCAGCTGCTCGAACCCGCCGAGGTCGAGCGGATCAAGACCGTCTTCATGGAGCAGGTGGCGGCCGACCTCTCGCTCGCCCACGACGACGGCGTACCCGACGACGACCCGCTGGCCAAGTACCCGCGGTTCGTGCATCCGCACCGGCGGACCGACACCGAGGCCGGGGCGATCGCGCTCGAACTCATGCTCGACCACCGGATCCTCGATGTCGTGCAGGCATTGATCGGCCCCGCGCTCGGCGCCCAGTCGATGTTCTACTTCAAGCCGCCGGGCGCCCGCGGGCAGGCGCTGCACCAGGACAACACGTTCCTGCGGGCCGACCCGGAGACCTGCCTCGCGGCCTGGATCGCGATCGACGACGTGGACTCGGCCAACGGCGGCCTCCAGGTCGTCCCCGGCTCGCACCGCACCGAGCTGCTCTGCCCGGAGCCGGCCGACCTGACCGTGTCGTTCAGCACCAGGCAGGTCACCGTCCCCGAAGGGATGAGCAAGGTGCAGACCAGGATGAAGGCCGGTGACGCGCTGTTCTTCCACGGCAGCGTCGTGCACGGCTCCCGCCCGAACTCCACCGACGACCGCTTCCGCCGCTCGCTGATCTTCCACTACATCCCCGAGGACAGCGTCGAGATCGCCTCCTTCTACAACCCCCTCATCCGCCCCGACCGCCGCGAAACCGTACTCGCCGAAGCCATCGGCGGCGGCCCCTGCGGCGACTATGCCCAGGCCGAGCCGTAA